The Borrelia anserina Es genome contains a region encoding:
- a CDS encoding acylphosphatase produces MHKYQYLISGKVQGVGFRAFTEQIANKIEIKGFVKNLDDGKVEIIAFFNNKEQIELFENTLKKGNGYSKIEKIEKKLLDEKYPFNFKDFSSYY; encoded by the coding sequence ATGCATAAATACCAATACTTAATTTCTGGGAAAGTACAAGGGGTAGGCTTTAGAGCATTTACAGAACAAATAGCAAACAAAATAGAAATCAAAGGATTTGTCAAAAACCTGGATGATGGAAAAGTTGAAATAATAGCCTTTTTTAATAACAAAGAACAAATTGAATTATTTGAAAACACACTCAAAAAAGGCAATGGTTATTCAAAGATTGAAAAAATTGAAAAAAAACTCTTAGATGAAAAATATCCTTTCAATTTCAAGGACTTCAGTTCTTATTACTAA
- a CDS encoding DUF226 domain-containing protein — translation MEKAIYTLKAKLMARKLELDKESKNFFKKIEDKDYRRIYHTKIFSMINNFEARPNKGKFWLCFRNVFNPNKYESLHLFHIRQGDEFIGIYYGLKRLPRPFIIKYEENSTKKTSKITKISYIEFRFKKGSVFCYLRCLHTLLKAKNKEKIFYNSLLDRTLRLERKVHQFYGKEYLEDKGILKWIKENQK, via the coding sequence ATGGAAAAGGCAATATACACTCTAAAAGCAAAGTTAATGGCAAGAAAATTAGAACTAGATAAGGAAAGTAAAAACTTTTTTAAAAAAATAGAAGACAAAGACTACAGAAGAATATATCACACCAAGATATTCAGTATGATAAACAACTTTGAAGCAAGACCAAATAAGGGCAAATTCTGGTTGTGTTTCAGAAACGTTTTTAATCCTAACAAATACGAAAGCCTACATTTGTTTCACATAAGACAAGGAGATGAATTTATAGGGATTTATTATGGACTCAAAAGACTACCGAGACCATTTATCATAAAATATGAGGAAAACAGCACAAAAAAGACATCCAAAATAACAAAAATCTCTTATATCGAGTTCAGGTTTAAAAAAGGAAGTGTTTTTTGCTACCTTAGGTGTTTACACACACTATTAAAAGCAAAAAACAAGGAAAAAATTTTCTACAATTCTCTGTTAGACAGAACACTAAGATTGGAGAGAAAAGTTCACCAATTCTATGGAAAAGAATATCTCGAAGACAAAGGAATATTAAAATGGATAAAAGAAAACCAAAAATAA
- a CDS encoding protelomerase family protein, giving the protein MALKVNIKKDLEFFRKNLEEIYVKYLKYEISYSKLNKSLSVLADKHKSILLRKDKFTNLSIILNLSKTRKIVKEYINLAVIEEIRQKNKLLFFWVPKEVKALSNIDIKDLCKIEELMVANGILGRKVYFESFLSLFRSPEWLNSYSHHYKISKINSYRREQISVKINLKTYIEIINILLTQKRDVRLKFYGILMATGRRPVEIMKVSKFYVEDSEHILMKHIAKKKEHNLVHEIVFPTFADSKLIIDSIEEVRYMERTEKLSKEIISSNLSYSYNRLFRKIFENIFEPEESVYFCRRLYSRFSYLAFAPKNMELNLWITTVLGHEHDDIITAFHYNRYVLENLDENADIDLLRLIKRRIYAYVRRKTTYSVITMKRLNVLIEECHIMDDNYSRTLHVIKDLMIEDGVEELEMLRGLNVRIRKAFKQKYGYNYNYARLGEYLAIIFGYAV; this is encoded by the coding sequence ATGGCTTTAAAAGTTAATATAAAAAAAGATCTTGAGTTCTTTAGAAAGAATCTGGAAGAAATATATGTTAAGTATTTGAAATATGAGATTTCATATTCCAAATTAAATAAGAGCTTAAGTGTTCTTGCCGATAAACATAAAAGTATTCTTTTAAGAAAGGACAAGTTTACTAATCTTTCAATTATATTAAATCTTTCTAAAACTCGTAAAATAGTAAAGGAATATATCAATCTTGCAGTTATTGAGGAAATAAGACAAAAAAATAAACTTTTGTTTTTTTGGGTGCCTAAAGAAGTAAAGGCATTATCTAATATTGATATAAAAGATTTATGTAAAATTGAGGAGTTAATGGTTGCTAATGGTATTTTAGGTAGAAAGGTATATTTTGAGTCTTTCCTGAGTTTGTTTAGAAGTCCTGAATGGTTAAATAGTTATTCACATCATTATAAGATCTCAAAAATTAATAGTTATAGAAGAGAGCAGATATCGGTTAAGATAAACTTAAAAACTTATATTGAGATAATAAATATCTTGTTGACTCAAAAAAGAGATGTCAGATTAAAGTTTTATGGAATATTAATGGCAACAGGACGTCGTCCTGTTGAAATAATGAAGGTATCTAAATTTTATGTTGAAGATAGTGAACATATTCTCATGAAACATATTGCAAAAAAGAAAGAGCATAATTTAGTTCACGAAATTGTTTTTCCTACTTTTGCTGATTCTAAGTTAATTATTGATTCAATAGAAGAGGTGAGGTATATGGAGAGGACAGAAAAACTTTCAAAGGAAATTATATCTTCAAATCTTTCTTATAGTTATAATAGATTATTTCGTAAGATTTTTGAAAATATATTTGAACCTGAAGAGTCAGTTTATTTTTGTAGAAGGCTTTATAGTAGATTTTCTTATCTCGCATTTGCTCCAAAGAATATGGAGCTAAATTTATGGATAACGACTGTTTTAGGACATGAGCATGATGATATAATAACGGCTTTTCATTATAATCGTTATGTATTAGAGAACTTGGATGAAAATGCTGATATTGATTTATTGAGATTGATTAAAAGACGTATATATGCTTATGTTAGGAGAAAGACAACGTATTCTGTTATTACTATGAAGAGATTAAATGTATTGATAGAAGAGTGTCATATTATGGACGATAATTATTCTAGGACTTTGCATGTAATTAAGGATCTAATGATAGAAGATGGTGTAGAGGAGTTGGAAATGTTAAGGGGTCTTAATGTTAGAATTCGTAAGGCTTTCAAGCAAAAATATGGTTATAATTATAACTATGCAAGGCTTGGTGAGTATTTAGCCATAATTTTTGGATATGCTGTTTAA
- a CDS encoding ankyrin repeat domain-containing protein, translating into MKKFNFLYYLTLFILFITTSNLSHYFSEKQLLDNFQEFQEDFCGIHKINVTFLKTYLSGLQEPIKMELMSKLTPINTIFNASFEKYSKRINKSLTDIIKNYNAYTKAMNTEIRNRIAKLEEKILPMYNKYKLPSSNNKISDISVDKNGNIIPIRKDINGTITDLLFYDQNYNLIPFREYQKNKVKFDIIKDDNNHYFKETINVYYLDSKNTRVAIDYYKNNIDTIPYYIDLKENKDNFLKSIKTKNGYKTYIEEKHKLSILVNNDNLDEFKILLEKNPNTFSLNTILSDGSPIFTHAVNSKAKNIINYAMSKDFNINLIDQKSKTALHNAIINGYDVNFIKSLIEKGANPYIRDLNKKLPSDYTPKDSEIYKYLNTIIE; encoded by the coding sequence ATGAAAAAGTTCAACTTTCTATACTACTTGACACTATTTATACTTTTTATAACCACTTCTAACTTATCCCATTATTTCTCAGAAAAACAATTATTAGACAATTTCCAGGAATTTCAAGAAGATTTTTGTGGAATACACAAAATCAATGTAACATTTTTAAAAACATACCTATCAGGATTACAAGAACCAATCAAAATGGAATTAATGTCAAAATTAACACCAATAAACACCATATTTAATGCTAGCTTTGAAAAATACTCAAAAAGAATAAACAAATCACTAACCGATATCATAAAAAATTATAACGCCTACACTAAAGCAATGAATACAGAAATTAGAAACAGGATTGCAAAATTAGAAGAAAAAATTTTGCCAATGTATAACAAATACAAATTGCCTAGTTCAAATAACAAAATATCAGATATAAGCGTCGACAAGAATGGAAATATCATTCCCATACGCAAAGATATAAATGGTACAATAACAGACTTATTATTTTATGATCAAAACTACAACTTAATTCCATTTAGAGAGTACCAAAAAAATAAAGTTAAATTCGATATCATCAAAGATGATAATAATCATTATTTCAAAGAAACAATCAATGTTTACTATCTTGATTCAAAAAATACTCGAGTTGCAATTGATTATTATAAAAACAACATTGATACAATTCCTTATTATATAGATTTAAAAGAGAATAAAGATAATTTCTTAAAGAGTATTAAAACTAAAAATGGATACAAAACATACATCGAAGAAAAACACAAACTAAGCATATTAGTAAATAATGATAACCTAGACGAGTTTAAAATCTTATTAGAAAAAAATCCAAACACGTTTTCATTAAACACAATATTATCTGACGGAAGTCCCATATTTACTCACGCAGTGAACTCAAAAGCAAAGAACATAATAAATTATGCAATGTCAAAAGATTTCAACATCAACTTAATAGATCAGAAATCCAAAACTGCCCTTCACAATGCCATAATTAACGGATACGATGTTAACTTTATAAAATCTCTTATAGAAAAAGGAGCAAATCCATATATAAGAGACTTAAATAAAAAATTACCATCAGACTATACTCCCAAAGACAGCGAAATCTATAAGTACCTAAACACTATTATAGAATAA
- a CDS encoding plasmid maintenance protein → MRQEKISNRPFNKVVDRRLKVFWVIQKLQHNYFRNKRRYSLRNVVIMVNSILEKKGFKTVTRRTIQSDIKNFEEIGLLKINFNPLGKNNGSFTYYIINKAIEKIANKAISKAYFIKRGKNIDQARYNAIKKDKLKEQDQQFKISHQTLSHLLSKVKSKNIKHKNSSLKDLESKEKHLEKTILQRYKEVSRKDLNEMRKTVKNQISYKNTLWNLKDFMEELQEYEENDAVSFFKIKLREKRNKIWFMSKRNAKTDFKEIVREFKYKNKTKLQNSYQDQKGIIKPKMNYIDNPNGIVKASELITEIMKKELLISI, encoded by the coding sequence ATGAGACAAGAAAAGATCAGTAATAGGCCATTTAACAAAGTAGTAGATCGAAGACTAAAGGTGTTCTGGGTAATTCAAAAATTGCAGCACAATTATTTTAGAAATAAGAGAAGATATTCTTTAAGAAATGTTGTAATCATGGTAAATTCAATCTTAGAAAAAAAAGGATTTAAAACAGTAACAAGAAGAACTATACAAAGCGACATTAAAAACTTTGAGGAAATCGGTTTGTTAAAAATAAACTTCAATCCACTTGGAAAAAACAATGGTAGTTTCACTTACTACATAATAAATAAAGCTATTGAAAAAATAGCTAATAAAGCAATAAGCAAAGCCTACTTCATCAAAAGAGGAAAAAACATAGATCAAGCAAGATACAATGCTATTAAAAAAGACAAACTGAAAGAACAAGACCAACAATTCAAAATTTCACATCAGACACTTTCACATCTTTTAAGTAAGGTAAAAAGTAAAAATATTAAACATAAGAATTCTAGCTTAAAAGATCTAGAAAGCAAAGAAAAACATCTAGAGAAAACTATATTGCAAAGATATAAAGAGGTGAGTAGAAAGGACCTGAATGAAATGAGAAAAACTGTAAAAAACCAAATAAGCTATAAAAACACTCTATGGAATCTAAAAGACTTCATGGAAGAACTTCAGGAATATGAAGAAAACGACGCTGTAAGTTTCTTCAAAATCAAACTCAGAGAAAAAAGAAACAAAATATGGTTTATGTCAAAAAGAAATGCAAAAACAGACTTTAAAGAGATAGTAAGAGAGTTCAAATACAAAAATAAAACCAAATTACAAAACTCATACCAAGATCAAAAGGGAATAATAAAACCAAAAATGAATTACATAGACAATCCAAACGGAATAGTAAAAGCTAGTGAGCTAATAACAGAAATAATGAAAAAGGAACTGTTAATTTCTATTTAG
- a CDS encoding ImmA/IrrE family metallo-endopeptidase: protein MKSNNFNLYIKTPYIYSDYIISKYAVLLIPVPIIKIAIGEGLKVFEIAFEDKYKNFAGYIKPNKRAIYINETMNLQNKRFAIAQQLGHYLMHKYQVFNPSKRTETINTQDNHMTIEANIFATNLLIPTTTLKLKVPQYKLIKYPQKLMAQEFQVSENIIHFKLSMLNEIHRLEKESKIKKKLKVKQIDKTRSKDLLLQNVDQLKESIAIDLEKREITRKESIKKSFKELE, encoded by the coding sequence ATGAAATCGAACAATTTTAACTTATATATTAAAACCCCTTATATTTACTCTGATTACATAATATCAAAATATGCGGTACTACTCATCCCAGTACCAATAATAAAGATTGCAATAGGAGAGGGACTCAAAGTATTTGAAATTGCATTTGAAGACAAATACAAAAACTTTGCCGGATATATTAAACCAAATAAAAGAGCTATATATATAAACGAAACAATGAATCTACAGAATAAAAGATTTGCAATAGCACAACAACTCGGTCATTACTTAATGCATAAATATCAAGTCTTTAACCCATCCAAAAGAACAGAAACAATTAATACTCAAGATAACCATATGACTATAGAAGCCAATATATTTGCAACAAACCTATTAATTCCAACTACTACTTTAAAACTAAAAGTACCTCAATATAAATTAATAAAGTACCCTCAAAAACTGATGGCACAAGAATTTCAAGTATCTGAAAATATAATACACTTTAAGTTAAGCATGCTTAATGAGATTCACAGGCTTGAGAAAGAAAGCAAGATAAAAAAGAAACTAAAAGTAAAACAAATAGACAAAACAAGATCCAAAGATCTTTTACTTCAAAATGTAGATCAACTAAAAGAATCAATAGCCATAGATTTAGAAAAAAGAGAAATCACAAGAAAAGAAAGCATAAAAAAAAGCTTCAAAGAACTGGAATAA
- a CDS encoding PTS transporter subunit EIIC yields the protein MSTSSESTFTTLQKVGKAFMLPIALLPIAGILLGIGAALTNKTMIQAYGIEAILGEGTPASSLLLLMKGIGEVIFANLPLMFAVAIPIGLAKAEKGTAALAGVVGFLVMHQAINGILSIQNINPSTVNAEALIAIGTPEAEAIAKSQEYTYVLGIFSLQMSVMGGVVAGFITVMLHNKLHNIQLPTFLAFFGGSRFIPIITTITMFIVGIILTCIWPFIQGMMTSFGNIIAQSGYFGSFAYGAIKRSLIPFGLHHIFYMPFWQTSLGGTMEINGELISGAQNIFFKQLSDPNTVHFEVARGTRFFSGEFIVMIFGLPGAALAMYHTSKKENKKSTISLLLSAAFTSMLTGITEPIEFSFLFAAPALYYLIYVPLFGLAHLLAHVFNIGVGLTFSGGFIDMFLFGILQGNNKTNWIIIPIIGIFYFIGFYYIFKLAIIKFNLKTPGREDVEEISKISSQKTGISEIARKVLEGLGGKDNITYLDACASRLRINVDKTELVKSITYFKSIGASGMLKKGNGIQIIFGGLSDNIRMEMDKI from the coding sequence ATGTCAACATCATCAGAATCTACATTTACAACATTACAAAAGGTGGGAAAAGCTTTTATGTTACCAATAGCTCTCCTGCCAATAGCTGGGATCTTATTAGGAATCGGTGCTGCACTTACCAACAAAACAATGATTCAAGCTTACGGAATTGAAGCAATACTTGGAGAGGGCACACCAGCAAGTTCACTACTATTGTTAATGAAAGGCATAGGTGAAGTAATTTTTGCAAACCTACCTCTAATGTTTGCAGTAGCAATCCCAATTGGACTGGCAAAAGCCGAAAAAGGAACAGCAGCTCTTGCTGGAGTTGTAGGATTTTTAGTCATGCATCAAGCTATAAATGGAATCTTATCTATCCAAAATATTAATCCCTCAACTGTAAATGCAGAAGCACTAATAGCAATTGGAACCCCCGAAGCAGAGGCAATTGCAAAGAGCCAAGAATATACATATGTACTTGGAATTTTTTCCCTTCAAATGAGCGTAATGGGAGGAGTGGTAGCAGGATTTATTACAGTAATGCTTCACAACAAACTACATAATATCCAACTACCAACATTTTTAGCATTCTTTGGAGGATCAAGATTCATTCCCATCATAACTACAATTACTATGTTTATAGTAGGAATAATTTTAACATGTATCTGGCCATTTATTCAAGGAATGATGACTTCGTTCGGAAATATTATAGCACAATCTGGATATTTTGGTTCATTTGCATATGGGGCAATAAAACGATCTTTAATACCCTTTGGACTTCACCACATATTCTACATGCCATTCTGGCAAACATCTTTAGGTGGAACAATGGAAATCAATGGAGAACTAATCTCAGGAGCACAAAATATATTCTTCAAACAACTCTCAGATCCCAATACTGTACACTTTGAGGTTGCAAGAGGAACACGTTTTTTTAGTGGTGAATTTATAGTAATGATTTTTGGACTACCTGGAGCTGCTCTTGCCATGTATCACACCTCAAAAAAAGAAAATAAAAAAAGCACGATTTCTCTATTATTATCAGCTGCATTCACATCTATGCTAACAGGAATAACAGAACCCATTGAATTTTCATTCCTTTTTGCAGCTCCTGCTCTTTACTATCTTATATATGTACCCTTATTTGGACTAGCCCATCTATTAGCACATGTTTTTAATATTGGGGTTGGATTAACATTCTCTGGCGGATTTATTGATATGTTCTTATTTGGCATATTACAGGGAAACAACAAAACAAATTGGATAATTATTCCTATAATTGGTATCTTTTATTTCATAGGATTCTATTATATTTTCAAACTTGCAATTATAAAATTCAATCTAAAAACACCAGGACGTGAAGACGTAGAAGAAATATCAAAAATAAGTTCACAAAAAACAGGAATATCAGAAATTGCTAGGAAAGTATTAGAAGGACTTGGAGGTAAAGACAACATTACATATCTTGATGCATGTGCCTCAAGATTAAGAATAAATGTTGATAAAACAGAACTAGTAAAGTCTATCACTTATTTTAAATCTATTGGAGCAAGCGGAATGCTTAAAAAAGGAAATGGCATCCAGATTATATTTGGAGGATTATCTGATAATATCAGAATGGAAATGGATAAAATTTGA
- a CDS encoding NCS2 family permease — translation MSRVRQTLISQIRDNSIDYKTEIVAGFTTFLSMAYIIVVNPYILSHAGMPVGALVTATCLTAGFATIFMGVFANIPLALASGMGINAFFAFSVVKGMNIPWEVALGAVFIEGIIFIILSLLGVRENIVNAIPINLRCAITVGIGLFIAFIGFVNSEIIVRDDSTLIGLGNLINLKVFLTLLGIISILIFELKMVRGSILLSICITTLIAWCYAFFDREAALSVGIKLPDAFLRYDSIAPIFNKLSFSYVLGENFWNFAFIVIVLLFNDLFDTVGTLVGVASKGDLVDKEGRIRDADKVFLVDAISTTFGAIMGVSPVTTYIESSTGIVEGGKTGLTSVVTGILFLLAVFFAPLFVAVPSSATSAALIYVGFFMCKEIGNIDFSNVREAIPSFLILFLIPLSYSIASGIGIGIIFYVIISVLYNFVTKDSVKISPAILLLFWIFILKLIFSH, via the coding sequence TTGAGTAGAGTTAGACAGACATTAATATCTCAGATTAGGGATAATAGTATTGATTATAAGACAGAGATTGTAGCTGGGTTTACAACGTTTCTAAGCATGGCATATATAATAGTTGTTAATCCTTATATACTTTCTCATGCAGGGATGCCTGTAGGAGCATTGGTAACAGCAACATGCTTAACAGCTGGATTTGCTACTATTTTTATGGGGGTTTTTGCTAATATTCCTTTAGCTTTGGCTTCTGGAATGGGAATTAATGCATTCTTTGCATTTTCTGTTGTTAAGGGTATGAATATACCTTGGGAAGTGGCTTTGGGCGCTGTTTTTATTGAAGGCATTATTTTTATAATTTTGTCTTTATTAGGAGTACGTGAGAATATTGTAAATGCTATACCAATAAATTTACGATGTGCTATTACTGTTGGAATAGGCTTGTTTATTGCTTTTATTGGTTTTGTTAATAGTGAAATTATTGTTAGAGACGATTCTACATTAATTGGGCTTGGGAATCTTATAAATTTAAAAGTTTTTCTTACTTTGTTAGGGATTATTTCTATATTAATTTTTGAGCTTAAAATGGTTAGGGGTAGTATACTATTATCAATTTGTATAACTACTTTAATAGCATGGTGTTATGCTTTCTTTGATAGGGAAGCTGCTTTGAGTGTGGGGATTAAATTACCAGATGCTTTTTTAAGGTATGATTCAATTGCGCCTATATTTAACAAGTTGAGTTTTTCTTATGTGTTAGGTGAAAATTTTTGGAATTTTGCTTTTATAGTCATTGTTTTATTGTTTAATGATCTATTTGATACTGTTGGAACTTTGGTGGGTGTTGCTTCAAAAGGAGATTTGGTTGATAAAGAGGGTAGAATACGTGATGCTGATAAAGTGTTCCTAGTTGATGCTATTTCTACCACTTTTGGAGCAATTATGGGTGTTTCTCCTGTAACTACTTATATTGAAAGTTCTACGGGTATAGTTGAGGGTGGTAAAACGGGATTGACATCAGTTGTGACAGGTATTTTGTTTTTATTGGCGGTATTTTTTGCTCCTTTGTTTGTTGCTGTTCCTTCTAGTGCGACTTCAGCTGCTTTAATATATGTAGGGTTTTTTATGTGTAAAGAGATTGGAAATATAGATTTTTCAAATGTGAGAGAAGCTATTCCTAGTTTTTTGATATTATTTTTGATTCCTTTGAGTTATAGCATAGCTTCAGGGATTGGAATTGGGATAATTTTCTATGTAATTATAAGTGTATTGTATAATTTTGTTACCAAAGATAGTGTAAAAATATCCCCGGCTATACTTTTATTATTTTGGATTTTTATTTTAAAATTAATATTTTCTCATTAA